A single region of the Nocardioides aurantiacus genome encodes:
- a CDS encoding RNA polymerase-binding protein RbpA, protein MGERTLRGARLGGQSFEDERGIEFAARQQVGYLCSQGHDFEITMSVEADIPALWECPRCGAEARATSGIEPEVKAEKPARTHWDMLLERRSEKELEDILAERIDLLRGGQIGPAHLHRPNARKKRAAKA, encoded by the coding sequence GTGGGAGAGCGCACGCTGCGAGGAGCCCGTCTGGGCGGCCAGAGCTTCGAGGACGAGCGCGGCATCGAGTTCGCCGCCCGGCAGCAGGTGGGCTACCTCTGCTCGCAGGGCCACGACTTCGAGATCACGATGTCCGTCGAGGCCGACATCCCGGCACTGTGGGAGTGCCCGCGCTGCGGCGCCGAGGCCCGCGCCACCTCCGGCATCGAGCCCGAGGTCAAGGCCGAGAAGCCCGCCCGCACCCACTGGGACATGCTGCTCGAGCGCCGCTCCGAGAAGGAGCTCGAGGACATCCTGGCCGAGCGGATCGACCTGCTCCGCGGTGGTCAGATCGGTCCGGCACACCTGCACCGGCCCAACGCCCGCAAGAAGCGCGCCGCCAAGGCCTGA
- a CDS encoding glycerophosphodiester phosphodiesterase has protein sequence MSHPLPPPTGYPYLDEGRAGGAVIAMAHRGGVGHPEIPGAENSLHAFRHATALGYTYLETDVHATSDGTLLAFHDAVLDRVTDGTGRLDRLRADQVARARIGGEHAVPRMAELLEELPGARFNIDLKSAGAVGPLVELIEHTGAHDRVCIGSFGQRRLDRFRALTHGRVATSASPAEVAVFAGTVSGRLARLLTRGRVAALQVPHRRGPVPVVTRGFVRRAHAAGAQVHVWTVDEAPEMEELLDLGVDGLITDRTDVCRDVLRRRGAWRDPA, from the coding sequence GTGAGCCACCCCCTGCCGCCGCCCACGGGGTACCCCTACCTCGACGAGGGCCGGGCGGGCGGCGCCGTGATCGCGATGGCGCACCGCGGCGGCGTCGGCCACCCCGAGATCCCGGGGGCCGAGAATTCCCTCCACGCGTTCCGCCACGCCACCGCGCTGGGCTACACCTACCTCGAGACCGACGTGCACGCGACCAGCGACGGCACCCTGCTGGCCTTCCACGACGCCGTCCTCGACCGGGTCACCGACGGCACCGGCCGGCTCGACCGGCTGCGGGCCGACCAGGTCGCCCGGGCGCGCATCGGGGGCGAGCACGCCGTCCCCCGGATGGCCGAGCTCCTCGAGGAGCTGCCCGGTGCCCGCTTCAACATCGACCTCAAGTCCGCGGGTGCCGTCGGGCCCCTGGTCGAGCTGATCGAGCACACGGGCGCCCACGACCGCGTCTGCATCGGCTCCTTCGGCCAGCGCCGTCTCGACCGCTTCCGAGCGCTGACCCACGGCCGGGTCGCCACGTCGGCCTCCCCGGCCGAGGTGGCGGTCTTCGCGGGCACCGTCTCGGGTCGCCTGGCGCGGCTGCTCACCCGTGGCCGGGTGGCGGCGCTGCAGGTGCCCCACCGTCGCGGTCCGGTGCCGGTCGTCACCCGGGGGTTCGTACGCCGCGCGCACGCCGCCGGCGCCCAGGTGCACGTCTGGACCGTGGACGAGGCGCCCGAGATGGAGGAGCTGCTCGACCTCGGGGTCGACGGACTGATCACCGACCGCACCGACGTCTGTCGGGACGTGCTGCGGCGCCGAGGCGCCTGGAGGGACCCCGCATGA
- a CDS encoding ABC-F family ATP-binding cassette domain-containing protein, with protein MSAHLVAKDLAGGHAHRTLFEHLDLTVAPGDVVGVVGANGAGKTTLLRMLAGDLEPLGGSLSTAPADAFVGWLPQEHERVPGETVAAYVGRRTGAAPATEAMERAAEALGEGTREAEDAYARALDHWLASGAADLDERIPPLLADLGLEVGPEALMTSLSGGQAARAALAALLLSRFDLVLLDEPTNDLDLAGLERLEAFVHGLRSGVVLVSHDREFLSRVVTRVVELDLAQHQVAVYDGGYDAYLEERATARRHAREAYEEFADKKADLVGRARTQREWSSQGVRNAIKKAPDNDKIRRRASVESSEKQAQKVRQMESRIARMEEVEEPRKEWVLQFTVGRAARSSSVVATLDAATATLGTFTLGPVSLQVGAGMRIGVTGPNGAGKTTLLRLLLGRLEPTTGRASLGASVATGEIDQARTGLDELLPLGEAFEAVLPQLPPAEVRTLLAKFGLKADQVTSPVGRLSPGERTRAAMALLQARGVNLLVLDEPTNHLDLPAIEQLEQALESYEGAMLLVTHDRRLLDTVRLDERWHVEAGRVSVG; from the coding sequence GTGAGTGCCCACCTCGTCGCCAAGGACCTCGCCGGGGGCCACGCGCACCGCACGCTGTTCGAGCACCTCGACCTGACCGTGGCGCCGGGCGACGTCGTCGGCGTCGTGGGGGCCAACGGGGCCGGGAAGACCACGCTGCTGCGGATGCTGGCCGGTGACCTCGAGCCGCTCGGCGGCAGCCTCTCGACCGCCCCGGCCGACGCGTTCGTCGGCTGGCTGCCCCAGGAGCACGAGCGGGTGCCCGGCGAGACCGTCGCGGCCTACGTCGGCCGCCGCACCGGCGCCGCCCCCGCGACGGAGGCCATGGAGCGTGCCGCCGAGGCGCTGGGCGAGGGCACCCGCGAGGCCGAGGACGCCTACGCCCGGGCCCTGGACCACTGGCTGGCCAGCGGTGCCGCCGACCTCGACGAGCGGATCCCGCCCCTGCTGGCCGACCTCGGGCTCGAGGTGGGTCCGGAGGCGCTGATGACCTCGTTGTCCGGCGGCCAGGCTGCGCGGGCGGCGCTGGCGGCGCTGCTGCTGAGCCGGTTCGACCTGGTGCTGCTGGACGAGCCGACCAACGACCTCGACCTCGCCGGCCTGGAACGGCTCGAGGCGTTCGTGCACGGCCTGCGGTCGGGCGTGGTGCTCGTCTCCCACGACCGCGAGTTCCTCTCGCGGGTGGTGACGCGCGTGGTCGAGCTGGACCTCGCCCAGCACCAGGTCGCGGTGTACGACGGCGGCTACGACGCCTACCTGGAAGAGCGGGCCACCGCGCGACGTCACGCCCGCGAGGCCTACGAGGAGTTCGCCGACAAGAAGGCCGACCTCGTCGGGCGGGCCCGCACGCAGCGCGAGTGGAGCTCCCAGGGGGTGCGCAACGCGATCAAGAAGGCGCCCGACAACGACAAGATCCGTCGCAGGGCGAGTGTCGAGTCCTCGGAGAAGCAGGCGCAGAAGGTGCGCCAGATGGAGTCGCGGATCGCCCGCATGGAGGAGGTCGAGGAGCCGCGCAAGGAGTGGGTCCTGCAGTTCACCGTCGGCCGGGCGGCCCGCTCCAGCTCGGTCGTGGCCACCCTCGACGCGGCGACCGCCACCCTCGGGACCTTCACCCTCGGTCCGGTCTCGCTCCAGGTCGGCGCGGGGATGCGGATCGGCGTCACTGGCCCCAACGGCGCCGGCAAGACCACGCTGCTCCGGCTGCTGCTCGGTCGCCTGGAGCCCACGACCGGCCGCGCGAGCCTGGGCGCGTCGGTCGCGACCGGCGAGATCGACCAGGCCCGCACCGGCCTGGACGAGCTGCTCCCGCTGGGCGAGGCCTTCGAGGCGGTGCTGCCGCAGCTGCCGCCCGCCGAGGTCCGCACACTGCTCGCCAAGTTCGGCCTGAAGGCCGACCAGGTCACCAGCCCGGTCGGCCGCCTCTCCCCCGGCGAGCGCACCCGGGCGGCGATGGCGCTGCTGCAGGCCCGCGGCGTCAACCTGCTGGTGCTCGACGAGCCCACCAACCACCTCGACCTGCCGGCGATCGAGCAGCTCGAGCAGGCGCTGGAGTCCTACGAGGGGGCGATGCTGCTCGTCACCCACGACCGCCGGCTGCTCGACACGGTGCGGCTCGACGAGCGCTGGCACGTCGAGGCCGGTCGGGTCTCGGTCGGCTGA
- a CDS encoding MFS transporter, with product MSSPAPVGIADLSPIDRRRQQRAWNWYDWANSAYYTTVLSVLFGPYMITVAGRAAGCTDADETCSRTVSVLGLDLAAGSLPSYLTSFATIAGAFVLPVVGAWVDRSAHKKRHMAFFAWAGAAFASLLFFMEGDNWQLGAVAVVASSVLAGCAMVSYYAILVDISTEEERDHVSSRGWAFGYLGGGVLLLLNLVLVLLPGTFGLDTETAVRLSLLSAAVWWAGFTIIPFVRLRDHAPLDVVPVEGGVLRRSFGQLVDTFKDMRSYPMTLTFLLAYVFYNDGIQTVIYAASTYGQKQLGFETSVLIATILLIQFVAFGGALFFGRLAARHGAYRLILWGTFAWMAIVVAALLLPAGNIGLFLAVAVAIGVVMGGTQALSRSFFSLLIPRGREGAYFSLYNAAERGTSWFGTLLFGVVFQVTGSYRPAILALIVFFVLGAFFLLRLDPARGIREAGNRVPSTI from the coding sequence ATGAGCAGCCCCGCCCCGGTCGGCATCGCCGACCTCTCCCCGATCGACCGGCGCCGCCAGCAGCGGGCGTGGAACTGGTACGACTGGGCCAACTCGGCCTACTACACGACCGTGCTGAGCGTGCTCTTCGGTCCCTACATGATCACCGTGGCCGGCCGTGCCGCCGGCTGCACCGACGCCGACGAGACCTGCAGCCGCACCGTCAGCGTGCTCGGGCTGGACCTGGCCGCGGGATCGCTGCCGAGCTACCTGACCAGCTTCGCCACCATCGCCGGGGCCTTCGTGCTGCCGGTGGTGGGCGCGTGGGTGGACCGCTCGGCCCACAAGAAGCGTCACATGGCGTTCTTCGCCTGGGCCGGCGCCGCGTTCGCCTCGCTGCTGTTCTTCATGGAGGGCGACAACTGGCAGCTGGGCGCGGTGGCGGTCGTGGCGAGCAGCGTGCTCGCCGGCTGCGCCATGGTGAGCTACTACGCGATCCTGGTCGACATCTCCACCGAGGAGGAGCGCGACCACGTCTCCTCGCGCGGCTGGGCCTTCGGCTACCTCGGGGGCGGCGTGCTGCTGCTGCTCAACCTGGTGCTGGTGCTGCTGCCGGGCACCTTCGGCCTCGACACCGAGACCGCGGTGCGCCTCTCGCTGCTCTCCGCGGCGGTGTGGTGGGCCGGGTTCACGATCATCCCGTTCGTCCGGCTGCGCGACCACGCGCCGCTCGACGTGGTGCCGGTCGAGGGCGGGGTGCTGCGACGCAGCTTCGGCCAGCTCGTCGACACGTTCAAGGACATGCGCTCCTACCCGATGACGCTGACCTTCCTGCTGGCCTACGTCTTCTACAACGACGGCATCCAGACCGTCATCTACGCCGCGTCCACCTACGGCCAGAAGCAGCTCGGGTTCGAGACCTCGGTGCTGATCGCGACCATCCTGCTGATCCAGTTCGTCGCCTTCGGTGGAGCGCTGTTCTTCGGTCGGCTCGCCGCGCGCCACGGCGCCTACCGGCTGATCCTGTGGGGCACCTTCGCCTGGATGGCGATCGTGGTCGCGGCGCTGCTCCTGCCCGCGGGCAACATCGGCCTGTTCCTCGCGGTGGCGGTCGCGATCGGCGTGGTGATGGGCGGCACCCAAGCGCTGTCCCGCTCGTTCTTCAGCCTGCTCATCCCCCGGGGGCGCGAGGGCGCCTACTTCAGCCTCTACAACGCCGCGGAGCGGGGCACCTCGTGGTTCGGCACGCTGCTATTCGGCGTGGTGTTCCAGGTGACCGGGTCATACCGTCCCGCGATCCTCGCGCTGATCGTCTTCTTCGTGCTGGGAGCGTTCTTCCTGCTCCGCCTCGACCCGGCACGCGGGATCCGCGAGGCCGGCAACCGGGTGCCCAGCACCATCTGA